The proteins below come from a single Ptychodera flava strain L36383 chromosome 6, AS_Pfla_20210202, whole genome shotgun sequence genomic window:
- the LOC139135443 gene encoding zinc transporter ZIP12-like isoform X2, with amino-acid sequence MEVVPPWLLYHLLELAVIPSRACFATLNGEEWRDSIEGRGIFWCFDINTLLDAAEIEDAGNATEHNIEQICTDVILMLLKGHCIGPPEVPSPESFTESIFDLYGQNGTISEESFEQMLEKLGIGHVTDEDEHGHDEEVTDDHEHGHDRRRRRDLLNPRSNVGGRQVRHVEDEPHYHHGSEIVPAEEEDHHDEEEEEEDHHSDEEEDHHHEEEEEDHHGDEHGHDSSCYDGETLLSIYDIDHDTGINREQFIKLCPALLGQVLTDACVESDHHDDVEPVLLTKSKSYGYGTLAVFIISLLSILGVVFLPVLANAVYDGFLQLFIGLGIGALAGDALLHLIPEAYGIHAHAIGDGHDHDEEEESLDHIWKSCGILAALYFFFVFEKITSVCADECCGQGHEDGLSHTMHSANHGGNSHSHYQQPTSPLSVSESKSRLTNDSEMDLSNVEVVTDDAARTNKKKRISSVVWIVILGDSLHNVSDGLAIGAAFASDIYLGLSTSVAVFCHELPHELGDFAILLNGGLSFKKALLYNFLSALTAFIGLYVGLAVGSDSVTRQWIFAVTAGIFLYVALVDLMSEALRHKSAHQLITFLLQNTGVLLGIGIMILIAYYEEELYTTFS; translated from the exons atggaggtagtacctccatggttgctGTACCACCTCCTTGAACTTGCTGTCATCCCATCGAGAGCTTGTTTTGCAACACTCAACGGCGAAGAATGGAGAGATAGTATTGAAGGAAGGGGAATATTTTGG TGCTTTGATATCAATACACTCCTTGATGCAGCAGAAATTGAAGATGCTGGTAATGCTACAGAACACAATATCGAGCAGATTTGTACAGATGTGATCTTGATGTTGTTAAAAGGCCATTGCATCGGACCACCCGAAGTTCCAAGCCCAGAATCCTTCACGGAGTCAATATTTgatctatatggtcaaaatggAACCATTTCAGAAGAAA GCTTTGAGCAGATGCTTGAAAAACTTGGCATTGGTCATGTAACGGATGAAGATGAGCATGGACATGATGAAGAAGTCACTGATGATCATGAACATGGCCATGATAGGAGAAGGCGTAGGGATCTTTTGAACCCAAGGAGTAACGTCGGTGGCCGTCAGGTGCGTCACGTAGAAGATGAACCCCATTACCATCATGGTAGTGAGATTGTTCCTGCAGAAGAGGAAGATCACCATGatgaagaggaggaggaggaagatcACCATAGTGATGAGGAGGAGGATCATCATCATGAAGAAGAGGAGGAAGATCACCATGGTGATGAACATGGTCATGACAGTAGT tgcTATGATGGAGAGACTCTGCTAAGCATATATGACATTGACCATGACACTGGCATTAACAGGGAACAGTTCATTAAACTGTGTCCTGCACTACTTGGGCAGGTTTTGACAGATGCCTGTGTTGAAAGTGATCACCATGATGATGTTGAACCAGTGTTGCTGACCAAGTCTAAAA GTTATGGCTATGGTACTCTTGCTGTGTTTATCATCAGCTTGCTGTCCATACTGGGTGTTGTCTTTCTGCCTGTGCTTGCCAATGCTGTCTATGATGGATTCCTGCAGTTGTTTATAGGTCTGGGTATAGGTGCCTTGGCAGGAGACGCACTGCTCCATCTTATACCAGAG GCATATGGCATCCATGCACATGCTATTGGAGATGGCCATGATcatgatgaggaggaggaatCCCTTGACCATATTTGGAAAAGTTGTGGAATTCTAGCTGCACTCTACTTCTTCTTTGTCTTCGAGAAAATAACATCGGTGTGTGCGGATGAATGCTGTGGACAG GGTCATGAAGATGGATTAAGCCATACAATGCACAGTGCAAACCATGGAGGAAATTCTCACTCTCACTATCAGCAACCAACGTCACCTCTGTCTGTGTCTGAGTCCAAGTCAAGACTG ACAAATGATAGTGAAATGGACCTCAGCAATGTTGAAGTAGTGACAGATGATGCTGCAAGAACAAATAAGAAAA AGCGCATTTCATCCGTAGTGTGGATCGTAATATTGGGAGATTCTCTTCATAACGTCAGTGACGGTCTGGCCATCGGTGCTGCCTTTGCTTCTGATATCTACTTGGGCTTATCAACCTCCGTTGCTGTCTTCTGCCATGAACTCCCTCATGAGTTAG GTGACTTTGCAATCTTACTTAATGGTGGACTGAGCTTTAAGAAAGCATTGCTGTACAACTTCCTATCTGCACTTACTGCATTCATTGGCCTGTATGTGGGACTGGCAGTTGGTTCCGACAGTGTTACCAGGCAGTGGATATTTGCGGTGACTGCTGGTATTTTCCTCTATGTTGCATTGGTTGATTTG ATGTCGGAAGCTTTGCGCCACAAATCTGCCCACCAACTGATTACGTTTCTCCTTCAAAATACTGGAGTGCTGCTCGGTATTGGCATCATGATCTTGATTGCATACTACGAAGAAGAACTGTACACCACCTTCTCTTAA
- the LOC139135443 gene encoding zinc transporter ZIP12-like isoform X1, giving the protein MVSGQPCRLFVVVSLVFFQNAVLRHGIPSVESEPHHEHDEGDNHPRKEDAFLKVIDYIKDLEELHGEDEANITISSDYMETLLGELLERLMCPENQSCVDCFEIDDLYDLAGVSGGLGLGEDQFGQVAAALVFKFSNLDTVCKAGGGPSAKSSLHSWQRSVIDSLNQHDDDDQLYNQGLGACLHNISVYYLSSSSQCFDINTLLDAAEIEDAGNATEHNIEQICTDVILMLLKGHCIGPPEVPSPESFTESIFDLYGQNGTISEESFEQMLEKLGIGHVTDEDEHGHDEEVTDDHEHGHDRRRRRDLLNPRSNVGGRQVRHVEDEPHYHHGSEIVPAEEEDHHDEEEEEEDHHSDEEEDHHHEEEEEDHHGDEHGHDSSCYDGETLLSIYDIDHDTGINREQFIKLCPALLGQVLTDACVESDHHDDVEPVLLTKSKSYGYGTLAVFIISLLSILGVVFLPVLANAVYDGFLQLFIGLGIGALAGDALLHLIPEAYGIHAHAIGDGHDHDEEEESLDHIWKSCGILAALYFFFVFEKITSVCADECCGQGHEDGLSHTMHSANHGGNSHSHYQQPTSPLSVSESKSRLTNDSEMDLSNVEVVTDDAARTNKKKRISSVVWIVILGDSLHNVSDGLAIGAAFASDIYLGLSTSVAVFCHELPHELGDFAILLNGGLSFKKALLYNFLSALTAFIGLYVGLAVGSDSVTRQWIFAVTAGIFLYVALVDLMSEALRHKSAHQLITFLLQNTGVLLGIGIMILIAYYEEELYTTFS; this is encoded by the exons ATGGTTTCTGGACAACCATGTCGCCTCTTTGTCGTAGTTAGTctagtattttttcagaatgcTGTTCTCAGACATGGCATACCCAGTGTCGAGTCAGAACCACACCATGAACATGATGAAGGAGACAACCATCCAAGAAAAGAGGACGCGTTCCTTAAGGTGATTGATTACATAAAGGATTTGGAAGAGTTGCATGGAGAAGATGAAGCAAACATAACTATTTCCTCCGATTATATGGAAACTCTGCTCGGAGAACTCCTGGAAAGACTTATGTGTCCAGAAAATCAATCATGCGTCGAT TGTTTCGAGATAGATGATTTGTATGATTTGGCTGGCGTGAGTGGAGGCTTGGGACTCGGAGAAGACCAATTTGGCCAAGTCGCCGCCGCATTGGTGTTCAAGTTTTCAAACCTAGATACCGTGTGCAAAGCTGGTGGCGGACCGAGTGCAAAAAGCTCCCTACACTCTTGGCAGCGTAGTGTGATAGACAGCCTGAACCAACATGACGACGACGACCAGTTGTACAACCAGGGATTGGGAGCTTGTCTTCACAACATTAGCGTTTATTACCTGTCATCAAGCTCACAG TGCTTTGATATCAATACACTCCTTGATGCAGCAGAAATTGAAGATGCTGGTAATGCTACAGAACACAATATCGAGCAGATTTGTACAGATGTGATCTTGATGTTGTTAAAAGGCCATTGCATCGGACCACCCGAAGTTCCAAGCCCAGAATCCTTCACGGAGTCAATATTTgatctatatggtcaaaatggAACCATTTCAGAAGAAA GCTTTGAGCAGATGCTTGAAAAACTTGGCATTGGTCATGTAACGGATGAAGATGAGCATGGACATGATGAAGAAGTCACTGATGATCATGAACATGGCCATGATAGGAGAAGGCGTAGGGATCTTTTGAACCCAAGGAGTAACGTCGGTGGCCGTCAGGTGCGTCACGTAGAAGATGAACCCCATTACCATCATGGTAGTGAGATTGTTCCTGCAGAAGAGGAAGATCACCATGatgaagaggaggaggaggaagatcACCATAGTGATGAGGAGGAGGATCATCATCATGAAGAAGAGGAGGAAGATCACCATGGTGATGAACATGGTCATGACAGTAGT tgcTATGATGGAGAGACTCTGCTAAGCATATATGACATTGACCATGACACTGGCATTAACAGGGAACAGTTCATTAAACTGTGTCCTGCACTACTTGGGCAGGTTTTGACAGATGCCTGTGTTGAAAGTGATCACCATGATGATGTTGAACCAGTGTTGCTGACCAAGTCTAAAA GTTATGGCTATGGTACTCTTGCTGTGTTTATCATCAGCTTGCTGTCCATACTGGGTGTTGTCTTTCTGCCTGTGCTTGCCAATGCTGTCTATGATGGATTCCTGCAGTTGTTTATAGGTCTGGGTATAGGTGCCTTGGCAGGAGACGCACTGCTCCATCTTATACCAGAG GCATATGGCATCCATGCACATGCTATTGGAGATGGCCATGATcatgatgaggaggaggaatCCCTTGACCATATTTGGAAAAGTTGTGGAATTCTAGCTGCACTCTACTTCTTCTTTGTCTTCGAGAAAATAACATCGGTGTGTGCGGATGAATGCTGTGGACAG GGTCATGAAGATGGATTAAGCCATACAATGCACAGTGCAAACCATGGAGGAAATTCTCACTCTCACTATCAGCAACCAACGTCACCTCTGTCTGTGTCTGAGTCCAAGTCAAGACTG ACAAATGATAGTGAAATGGACCTCAGCAATGTTGAAGTAGTGACAGATGATGCTGCAAGAACAAATAAGAAAA AGCGCATTTCATCCGTAGTGTGGATCGTAATATTGGGAGATTCTCTTCATAACGTCAGTGACGGTCTGGCCATCGGTGCTGCCTTTGCTTCTGATATCTACTTGGGCTTATCAACCTCCGTTGCTGTCTTCTGCCATGAACTCCCTCATGAGTTAG GTGACTTTGCAATCTTACTTAATGGTGGACTGAGCTTTAAGAAAGCATTGCTGTACAACTTCCTATCTGCACTTACTGCATTCATTGGCCTGTATGTGGGACTGGCAGTTGGTTCCGACAGTGTTACCAGGCAGTGGATATTTGCGGTGACTGCTGGTATTTTCCTCTATGTTGCATTGGTTGATTTG ATGTCGGAAGCTTTGCGCCACAAATCTGCCCACCAACTGATTACGTTTCTCCTTCAAAATACTGGAGTGCTGCTCGGTATTGGCATCATGATCTTGATTGCATACTACGAAGAAGAACTGTACACCACCTTCTCTTAA